A single Tenacibaculum sp. Bg11-29 DNA region contains:
- a CDS encoding XRE family transcriptional regulator: MNDFLIGIGKRIKTIRKKQKLTISQVAANAGVSNGLISRVENGRTIPSLPVLLEVIGALEIDPSTFFEGVEKRTNEKFIHVKKENLQLIEKEVEAEGFTYFQIFGKSLNAVGFEAVLLNVSPGSKREKVITDAWEFKYVIKGECTYLIDDTEVTVSEGDSLYFNGRLPHVPENRSKEDCLMLVFYFYSENN; encoded by the coding sequence ATGAATGATTTCTTAATTGGTATTGGTAAACGAATCAAAACCATCAGAAAAAAACAAAAGCTAACTATCAGCCAAGTAGCCGCTAATGCAGGTGTTTCCAACGGACTGATTTCTAGAGTTGAAAATGGTAGAACTATTCCATCTTTACCTGTTTTATTGGAAGTCATTGGTGCTTTAGAAATTGATCCTAGTACTTTTTTTGAAGGTGTCGAAAAAAGAACTAATGAAAAGTTTATTCACGTCAAAAAGGAGAATCTACAATTAATAGAAAAAGAAGTAGAAGCAGAAGGTTTTACTTATTTTCAAATTTTCGGAAAAAGTTTAAATGCGGTGGGCTTTGAAGCTGTATTATTAAATGTATCTCCAGGGTCTAAAAGAGAAAAAGTTATTACAGATGCTTGGGAATTTAAATATGTTATTAAAGGAGAATGTACTTATTTAATAGATGACACGGAAGTAACCGTTTCGGAAGGTGATTCTCTTTATTTTAATGGAAGGTTACCACATGTTCCCGAAAATAGAAGCAAAGAAGATTGCCTAATGTTGGTGTTCTACTTTTATTCTGAAAATAACTAA
- a CDS encoding PKD domain-containing protein yields MIKNFLLVAFFTISVSGTFAQKKEIGCGVKLSLKEQKAYKKAILKNKQLKSRKRVQGSYKIPVVFHVLNNGGSVTRKNMECRINDVMEVVNKDFRGEFPGFNTTDSRFDAVKSKMDNIEFILAKEDPDGNLLEYPGMNWLADSNLVQDGYDNKITGDQWWWGKNGKYYLQVFIVSHSNGMDEGEYQSGHAFLPVQDAFPRVVFNWRYVGRASACPDNPSESNIGFEKVMTHEFGHYFGLKHTFNDSNKTEGTWTEENDGIDDTPPTLGSEGCTRDVLNVPGVYPNLENHMDYNTSCQNMFTVDQVAMMNMWLEDTNTAPHPRSLLWQSNNLIATGITPRVPTAIFTSNETAVCINKNVIFNDVSTGLPSSRFWTFEGGTPSTSTAINPTVTYNTVGKYKVTLQVTNTSGTNTTEAVNYIDVNQYTTTDTTEDFSSIFPAKGWTITNPDGKLAWEKRTDVGNGDSYCIIMNNADNAVTGEEDYLRLPFYDFTGATKAQMYFDVAYVKFDANSPDILKVEVSTDCGTNWNEVYSKTHTELETTISALSPNDWIPNEESHWRKEIVDLSAYDGYSNLTFRFKNISGYGTRIWLDNVAISLKNDIAPETGFYTKTRNSLCSSEQVAFFDTSNATPTSWAWEFPGGVPATSNLQNPIVDYNGAGSYDVTLTTTNIYGSNSVTQTAFVVLKTPKSQSFTEDFSGTFPPTDWQIRNFDSGLQFEQGNAGNGDNLCMIMNNADNSTIGELDEILLPSLDLSVGATDFYFDVAYTKFDNDSPDKLKVLISKDCGVTWVTLYEKTHTELETTEVLDNPETPNNEANDWVPSLPEHWRKERIILNDYQGESNVLVKFVNESGYGTRIWIDNVSITTDSQETPSSDFEKEDKGVCQESNVQFTDLSTGIPTAWTWILEGGTPATSTEQNPLITYSQSGVYKVELTASNTFGTGTTTIKTSYITVKGTNSLPYTESFEGAFPISDWEIINPDDDAILWEKRSDAGNGDSSCLVINNADSPTGKVDELILKPFDFSVIGDKKMEFDIAYTKYNNTHTPGVISPDNLIILISTNCGATWTEAYNKDQNELQTFEVLDDVSTPDITEPNDWIPTLPEHWRKETIDLNTFDGNPNVLVKFKNISGYGTRIWIDNLSLNSTIDATYITWTGNTDNDWNTSSNWSSNTVPTATSIITIPNGLTNYPTANTAVNFNTLTINSGASFIPQSTVTGSVTYRRNIPSTNWYLISSPLAGQTIEDFITNPNHTLASGTSTNIGIAPFNNNSLTSAWDYQSATSTGAIQNAKGYSLKLANTGDISFTGTLNTSNVNININNGARNDFNLLGNPFAAYLSSSILASTNTLELSEETVWLWNGTQYVAHNTLNPIQIAPAQGFFIEANVSPNTSTISFAASNQTHQNTNTFKREIPKQSLELFVENGTHKKSTKVFYIDNKTTGFDNGYDSKLFGGTTNEFELFTELLSNNTGNKLEIQSLPNSNIETMVVPVGLTTEAGKELTFSINSKNFPEGINVYLEDRLTNTFINLSEQSHKIVLENAAKGIGQFYIHTTSKKLENIIITQDLQNVSIYKSGNDNLTIAGLQTDKASLSMYSILGKKIISTQFKSTGVHVIQLPKTSVGIYIIELTSSLGKINKKIIIE; encoded by the coding sequence ATGATTAAAAACTTTTTATTAGTCGCATTCTTTACCATTTCTGTGAGTGGAACTTTTGCTCAGAAAAAAGAAATTGGATGTGGTGTGAAATTATCACTAAAAGAACAAAAAGCTTACAAAAAAGCAATTTTAAAGAATAAACAACTAAAAAGCAGAAAAAGAGTACAAGGATCATATAAAATACCTGTTGTTTTTCATGTATTAAATAACGGAGGGTCTGTTACTCGAAAAAATATGGAATGTCGAATTAATGATGTCATGGAAGTTGTTAATAAAGATTTTCGTGGAGAATTCCCTGGTTTTAATACAACTGATTCTAGATTTGATGCCGTAAAAAGCAAGATGGATAATATTGAATTTATCTTAGCGAAAGAAGATCCTGATGGTAATTTATTAGAATACCCAGGAATGAATTGGTTAGCAGATAGCAATCTTGTTCAAGATGGTTATGATAACAAAATCACAGGAGATCAATGGTGGTGGGGTAAAAATGGTAAATACTATTTACAAGTATTTATTGTATCACACTCTAACGGAATGGATGAAGGTGAATATCAATCTGGACATGCTTTTTTACCTGTTCAAGATGCATTTCCTAGAGTAGTATTTAATTGGAGATACGTAGGTAGAGCTTCTGCTTGTCCTGATAATCCTTCTGAAAGTAATATTGGTTTTGAAAAAGTTATGACTCATGAATTTGGACACTATTTTGGTTTAAAACATACTTTTAATGACAGTAATAAAACGGAAGGAACGTGGACTGAAGAAAATGATGGTATTGATGATACACCTCCTACTTTAGGCTCTGAAGGTTGTACTAGAGATGTATTAAATGTGCCAGGAGTATATCCTAATTTAGAAAACCACATGGATTATAATACTTCATGTCAAAACATGTTTACTGTTGATCAAGTTGCAATGATGAATATGTGGTTAGAAGATACAAATACAGCTCCACACCCAAGAAGTTTACTTTGGCAATCTAACAACCTTATTGCAACAGGTATAACACCAAGAGTTCCAACAGCTATATTTACTAGTAATGAAACTGCTGTATGTATTAATAAGAATGTTATTTTCAATGATGTATCTACAGGTTTACCTAGTTCTAGATTTTGGACTTTTGAAGGCGGAACACCATCAACGTCTACAGCCATAAACCCTACAGTTACTTATAATACTGTAGGTAAATACAAAGTGACCTTACAAGTAACAAATACCTCTGGAACAAACACTACCGAAGCTGTAAATTATATTGATGTTAACCAATACACAACAACTGATACAACTGAAGACTTCTCTAGTATTTTTCCTGCTAAAGGATGGACTATTACAAATCCTGACGGAAAATTAGCGTGGGAAAAACGTACCGATGTTGGTAATGGTGATTCTTATTGTATTATAATGAATAATGCAGATAATGCAGTTACAGGAGAAGAAGATTATTTAAGATTACCTTTTTATGATTTTACTGGAGCAACAAAGGCGCAAATGTATTTTGATGTAGCTTATGTTAAATTTGACGCTAATAGTCCTGATATTTTAAAAGTAGAAGTATCTACAGATTGTGGAACAAATTGGAATGAAGTGTATTCAAAAACTCATACCGAACTAGAAACTACCATATCTGCATTATCTCCAAATGATTGGATTCCTAATGAAGAATCACATTGGAGAAAAGAAATTGTAGATTTAAGTGCTTATGACGGTTACTCTAATTTAACATTTAGATTTAAAAATATATCTGGATACGGAACTAGAATTTGGTTAGATAACGTTGCTATTTCTTTAAAAAATGATATTGCTCCAGAAACTGGCTTCTATACCAAAACAAGAAACTCATTATGTAGCAGTGAACAGGTCGCATTTTTTGACACATCAAATGCTACTCCAACTTCATGGGCTTGGGAATTTCCTGGAGGAGTACCAGCAACTTCTAACCTTCAAAACCCTATAGTTGATTATAATGGTGCAGGTTCTTATGATGTTACGCTTACAACAACAAACATATATGGTAGTAATTCTGTTACTCAAACAGCTTTTGTTGTTTTAAAAACACCCAAATCACAATCATTTACTGAAGATTTTTCTGGCACCTTCCCTCCTACTGATTGGCAAATTCGAAATTTTGATAGTGGATTACAATTTGAACAAGGAAACGCAGGAAATGGCGATAATTTATGCATGATAATGAATAACGCTGACAACTCTACCATAGGCGAATTAGACGAAATTTTATTGCCTTCATTAGATTTATCAGTAGGTGCTACTGACTTTTATTTTGATGTAGCTTATACTAAATTCGATAATGATAGCCCTGATAAACTAAAAGTTTTAATATCTAAAGATTGTGGTGTTACTTGGGTTACATTGTATGAAAAAACTCATACCGAACTAGAAACGACAGAAGTTTTAGATAATCCAGAAACACCAAATAATGAAGCCAACGACTGGGTTCCTTCGCTACCTGAACATTGGAGAAAAGAAAGAATTATTCTTAATGACTATCAAGGAGAATCGAATGTATTAGTAAAATTTGTAAATGAATCGGGATACGGAACTCGTATTTGGATTGACAATGTAAGTATTACAACTGACAGTCAAGAAACACCTTCTTCTGATTTTGAAAAAGAAGACAAAGGAGTTTGTCAAGAAAGTAATGTTCAGTTTACCGATTTATCTACAGGAATACCTACCGCATGGACCTGGATACTTGAAGGGGGAACACCTGCTACTTCTACAGAACAAAACCCTTTAATTACTTATAGCCAATCTGGTGTTTACAAAGTTGAATTAACAGCTAGTAATACTTTTGGTACAGGAACAACTACTATTAAAACATCATACATTACCGTAAAAGGAACTAACTCTTTACCATATACTGAAAGCTTTGAAGGAGCATTTCCTATTTCAGACTGGGAAATTATTAACCCAGATGATGATGCTATTCTTTGGGAAAAAAGAAGTGATGCTGGTAACGGAGATTCTTCATGTTTAGTTATTAACAATGCAGATAGTCCTACTGGTAAAGTAGATGAATTAATATTAAAACCTTTTGACTTTTCAGTTATTGGAGATAAAAAAATGGAATTTGATATAGCATACACTAAGTACAACAATACACATACACCTGGTGTTATTAGCCCTGATAACTTAATCATTCTAATTTCGACAAATTGTGGTGCAACATGGACTGAAGCATACAACAAAGATCAAAATGAATTACAAACTTTTGAAGTTTTGGATGATGTTTCAACTCCAGATATAACAGAACCTAATGACTGGATTCCTACATTGCCAGAACACTGGAGAAAAGAAACTATCGATTTAAACACTTTTGATGGTAACCCTAATGTTTTAGTAAAATTCAAAAATATTTCGGGATATGGAACAAGAATTTGGATTGACAACTTAAGTTTAAATTCTACCATTGACGCTACTTATATAACTTGGACAGGGAATACTGATAATGATTGGAATACATCAAGTAATTGGAGTAGCAATACAGTACCAACAGCTACAAGTATTATTACTATTCCTAATGGTTTAACTAATTACCCAACAGCAAATACGGCTGTAAATTTTAATACTTTAACGATTAACTCTGGTGCTTCTTTTATTCCACAAAGTACAGTTACAGGTTCAGTAACATACAGAAGAAATATACCAAGTACTAATTGGTATTTAATTTCTTCACCTCTTGCTGGTCAAACTATTGAAGATTTCATTACAAATCCAAATCATACTTTAGCCTCGGGAACAAGCACCAACATAGGTATTGCTCCTTTTAATAATAATAGTCTTACAAGTGCTTGGGATTATCAATCAGCAACCTCAACTGGAGCTATTCAAAATGCTAAAGGCTATTCTTTAAAATTAGCTAACACTGGTGATATTTCATTTACGGGAACATTAAACACTTCTAATGTAAATATTAATATCAATAACGGCGCTAGAAACGATTTTAATTTACTTGGTAATCCTTTTGCAGCATATCTTAGTTCATCAATATTAGCATCAACGAATACACTTGAACTTTCAGAAGAAACAGTTTGGTTATGGAATGGTACTCAATATGTAGCTCATAATACTTTAAACCCTATTCAAATTGCACCTGCACAAGGTTTCTTTATAGAAGCAAACGTAAGCCCTAATACGAGTACTATTTCTTTTGCTGCTTCTAATCAAACACACCAAAATACTAATACATTTAAAAGAGAAATTCCTAAACAATCTTTAGAGCTATTTGTAGAAAACGGGACTCATAAAAAATCGACTAAAGTGTTTTATATTGATAATAAAACTACTGGTTTTGACAATGGTTATGATTCTAAATTGTTTGGAGGAACTACTAATGAATTTGAATTATTTACAGAATTATTATCAAATAATACAGGAAATAAACTAGAGATTCAATCTTTACCAAATAGTAATATTGAAACAATGGTAGTTCCTGTTGGTTTAACAACTGAAGCTGGTAAAGAATTAACATTTTCTATTAATTCTAAAAATTTCCCTGAAGGAATTAATGTTTACTTAGAAGATAGGTTAACGAATACATTTATTAACCTATCAGAACAAAGTCATAAAATAGTTCTAGAAAATGCAGCCAAAGGAATTGGGCAGTTTTACATTCATACTACATCTAAAAAATTAGAAAACATAATTATTACACAAGATTTGCAAAATGTAAGCATTTATAAATCGGGTAATGATAATTTAACTATTGCGGGGTTACAAACAGATAAAGCATCATTAAGTATGTACTCTATATTAGGTAAGAAAATTATAAGTACACAGTTTAAATCAACTGGAGTTCATGTAATTCAACTACCAAAAACTTCTGTAGGTATTTACATTATTGAATTAACGTCTAGTTTAGGTAAAATTAATAAGAAAATTATTATAGAGTAA
- a CDS encoding cold-shock protein, producing the protein MHKGTVKFFNESKGFGFITEEGSNKEHFVHVSGLIDEVRENDEVEFELQEGKKGLNAVDVRVL; encoded by the coding sequence ATGCATAAAGGTACCGTAAAATTCTTCAACGAATCAAAAGGATTTGGATTTATTACAGAAGAAGGATCAAACAAAGAACATTTTGTACATGTTTCAGGATTAATTGACGAAGTTCGTGAGAATGACGAAGTTGAATTTGAATTACAAGAAGGAAAAAAAGGATTAAACGCTGTTGACGTAAGAGTATTATAA
- a CDS encoding cold-shock protein, producing the protein MHKGTVKFFNESKGFGFITEEGSNKEHFVHVSGLIDEVRENDEVEFELQEGKKGLNAVDVRVL; encoded by the coding sequence ATGCATAAAGGTACCGTAAAATTCTTCAACGAATCAAAAGGATTTGGATTTATCACAGAAGAAGGATCAAACAAAGAACATTTTGTACATGTTTCAGGATTAATCGACGAAGTTCGTGAGAATGACGAAGTTGAATTCGAATTACAAGAAGGAAAAAAAGGATTAAACGCTGTTGACGTAAGAGTATTATAA
- a CDS encoding cold-shock protein, translated as MHKGTVKFFNESKGFGFITEEGSNKEHFVHVSGLIDEVRENDEVEFELQDGKKGLNAVDVRVL; from the coding sequence ATGCATAAAGGTACCGTAAAATTCTTCAACGAATCAAAAGGATTTGGATTTATCACAGAAGAAGGATCAAACAAAGAACATTTTGTACATGTTTCAGGATTAATTGACGAAGTTCGCGAGAATGACGAAGTTGAATTTGAATTACAAGACGGAAAAAAAGGATTAAACGCTGTAGACGTAAGAGTATTATAA
- a CDS encoding YwbE family protein: protein MKDGKNRTNIKIGGSVDVVQKNHQRTGELTSGIVSRILTNSAQHPHGIKVQLESGIVGRVKKVLEE, encoded by the coding sequence ATGAAGGACGGGAAAAATAGAACTAATATAAAAATAGGGGGGAGCGTTGATGTGGTGCAAAAAAATCACCAAAGAACGGGAGAATTAACCTCAGGAATTGTGAGTAGAATATTAACAAACTCAGCACAACATCCTCACGGAATTAAAGTTCAACTAGAATCAGGTATTGTAGGGAGAGTAAAAAAGGTATTAGAAGAATAA
- a CDS encoding lytic transglycosylase domain-containing protein, with amino-acid sequence MKKYIRLFSFIAIVFVTILFTNTISKSNEPEIKNVAESYEIRAVKTPDNMELAGEPVPLNKADIKERMDRELLVNTYWQSNGLLLIKRANKFFPIIEPLLEKYGLPDDFKYLCVAESGLINIPSSKGAAGYWHFMPATGREYGLEVNKNVDERYNLEKSTRVAAEYLKRAKRKLGSWTLAAAAYNAGNGRISQRMRQQQTNNYYDLLLNAETGRYIFRILALKEVLSNPKKYGFVYDQEDLYTFPHTYEVKVDTTITNIANFAKNCGITYKDLKLVNPWLREIRLNNKSRKTYTIKIPVH; translated from the coding sequence ATGAAAAAATATATACGATTATTCTCATTTATAGCCATTGTTTTTGTAACGATTTTATTTACAAATACAATAAGTAAATCTAATGAGCCTGAAATAAAAAATGTGGCTGAGAGTTATGAAATTAGAGCTGTTAAAACACCTGATAATATGGAACTCGCAGGAGAACCTGTACCCTTAAATAAAGCTGATATTAAAGAGCGCATGGATCGTGAACTATTAGTAAATACCTATTGGCAATCTAACGGGCTACTACTTATAAAGCGTGCAAATAAGTTTTTTCCTATTATCGAACCTTTATTAGAAAAATATGGTTTGCCTGATGATTTTAAATACTTATGCGTTGCTGAAAGTGGTTTGATTAATATTCCTTCATCAAAAGGAGCTGCTGGATATTGGCATTTTATGCCTGCCACTGGTCGTGAGTATGGTTTAGAGGTAAACAAAAATGTTGATGAGCGTTATAATCTAGAAAAATCAACAAGAGTTGCTGCAGAGTATTTAAAAAGGGCAAAAAGAAAATTAGGTTCTTGGACCTTAGCTGCTGCTGCTTATAATGCTGGTAATGGTAGAATATCTCAACGTATGAGACAACAACAAACCAATAATTATTATGATTTACTTTTAAATGCTGAAACAGGTAGGTATATTTTTAGAATTTTGGCTTTAAAAGAAGTATTATCAAATCCAAAAAAATATGGTTTTGTTTACGATCAAGAAGATTTATATACATTCCCTCATACCTATGAAGTTAAAGTAGATACTACTATAACTAATATTGCAAACTTTGCTAAAAATTGCGGAATTACTTATAAAGATTTAAAGCTAGTGAATCCTTGGTTACGAGAAATAAGGCTTAATAATAAAAGTAGAAAAACTTATACTATAAAAATCCCTGTTCATTAA
- a CDS encoding alpha/beta hydrolase, with amino-acid sequence MQKTHVYFVPGLAANSKIFEYISLSEDHFELHFLEWLLPNSINESIQEYAQRMCNNIQHTNIILVGVSFGGIMAQEMSKLIPYEKLIIISSIKSNSELPKRLKLAQITGVYKLFPSKIIANIESYEHYFFNDYLKKRAELYKIYLSIRDKQYLQWAIYNVLHWQQEKAIQNIIHIHGNDDEVFPAKHIENYIEIENGTHIMILNKAKSISKIIEKECFNLLTC; translated from the coding sequence ATGCAAAAAACTCACGTGTATTTTGTGCCTGGTTTAGCTGCCAATTCAAAAATATTTGAGTATATTTCTTTGTCTGAAGATCATTTTGAACTTCACTTTTTAGAATGGTTATTACCTAACTCTATAAATGAAAGCATACAAGAATATGCACAGAGAATGTGTAATAACATTCAACATACAAATATTATACTCGTAGGTGTTTCTTTTGGAGGTATTATGGCACAAGAAATGAGTAAGCTAATTCCTTATGAAAAGTTAATTATAATCTCTAGTATAAAAAGCAATAGTGAATTACCTAAACGCTTAAAATTAGCTCAAATAACAGGTGTCTACAAACTTTTTCCTTCAAAAATCATAGCTAATATTGAAAGTTATGAGCATTATTTTTTTAATGATTATTTAAAAAAAAGAGCCGAATTATACAAAATATACTTATCAATAAGAGACAAACAGTATTTACAATGGGCTATTTATAATGTATTACACTGGCAACAGGAAAAAGCAATACAAAACATAATTCATATACACGGAAATGATGATGAAGTTTTTCCTGCAAAACATATAGAGAATTACATTGAAATTGAGAATGGAACTCATATCATGATTTTAAATAAAGCTAAAAGTATTTCTAAAATTATAGAAAAGGAATGTTTTAATTTATTAACTTGTTAA
- a CDS encoding DUF6438 domain-containing protein: MRYLLLLSFALTLACSVPKKETKIKSTKIEEKKVILKKTVDIPKTIENELIVIFKNPKNIEGAKSLIEDSGLSFQKMVYDKNTSKIGVITVPEGKRAFWLEKLKKTNAFKLVNINTDKTVSNLIKIEENTLVSIKKTPCSGDCAVYELSIDKQGNVIYKGIKYVLKEGKHEFKLSEKEFEKLNTMFSAKGFENFKDEYDDPSIVGLANTFITYNDKQVKIRLWRDIPDELINIHEYIESILLNKKMIE, from the coding sequence ATGAGATATTTATTACTATTATCTTTTGCTTTAACATTAGCTTGTAGTGTTCCTAAAAAGGAAACAAAAATAAAATCTACAAAAATTGAAGAAAAAAAAGTTATACTAAAGAAAACTGTTGATATACCTAAAACAATAGAAAACGAACTTATTGTTATTTTTAAAAACCCTAAAAATATTGAAGGTGCTAAATCTTTAATTGAAGATAGTGGTTTATCTTTTCAAAAAATGGTGTATGATAAAAATACATCAAAAATTGGAGTTATTACTGTACCTGAAGGTAAAAGAGCTTTTTGGTTAGAGAAATTAAAAAAAACAAACGCTTTTAAATTGGTTAATATCAATACTGATAAAACAGTAAGTAATTTAATTAAAATAGAAGAAAATACTCTTGTAAGTATAAAAAAAACACCCTGTTCCGGTGATTGTGCTGTATATGAACTTTCTATTGATAAACAAGGAAATGTAATCTACAAAGGTATAAAATACGTACTTAAAGAAGGAAAACATGAATTTAAGCTTTCTGAGAAAGAATTTGAAAAGCTAAATACTATGTTTAGTGCAAAAGGCTTTGAAAACTTTAAAGATGAATATGACGACCCTAGTATTGTAGGTTTAGCAAATACTTTTATAACCTATAATGACAAACAAGTTAAAATTCGTTTATGGAGAGATATTCCTGATGAGTTAATTAATATTCATGAATATATTGAAAGTATTTTGTTAAATAAAAAAATGATAGAATAA
- the mtaB gene encoding tRNA (N(6)-L-threonylcarbamoyladenosine(37)-C(2))-methylthiotransferase MtaB: MNADKKVAFYTLGCKLNFSETSTIARSFVNEGFDRVEFDEKADVYVINTCSVTDNADKRFKSIVKSALKQNDDAFIIGVGCYAQLKPEELANVNGVDLVLGATEKFNVTSYINDLTKNDIGEVHSCEIEEADSYVGAYSIGDRTRAFLKVQDGCDYKCTYCTIPLARGISRSDTLENVLKNAKEISEKGIKEIVLTGVNIGDYGKGEFGNKKHEHTFLELVRELDKVNGINRLRISSIEPNLLKDETIDFVSNSKTFVPHFHIPLQSGSDDLLKRMKRRYLTRTYTNRVFKIKEVMPNACIGVDVIVGFPGETDELFLETYNYLNEMDISYLHVFTYSERPNTEAVEMDGTIPKKTRAKRSKMLRGLSVKKRRAFYETQIGNTLTVLFESENKEGYIYGFTENYVKVKTPWNPELINTLHTVTLTKIDEDGLVRFNFVKNQVIA, translated from the coding sequence ATGAATGCAGATAAAAAAGTAGCTTTTTATACGTTAGGATGTAAATTAAATTTTTCTGAAACCTCTACCATTGCTAGAAGCTTTGTAAACGAAGGATTTGATCGTGTTGAATTTGATGAAAAAGCAGATGTATATGTAATTAATACATGTTCTGTTACAGATAACGCTGATAAACGTTTTAAATCGATTGTAAAATCTGCTTTAAAACAAAACGATGATGCTTTTATAATTGGTGTTGGTTGCTATGCACAATTAAAGCCTGAAGAGTTAGCAAATGTTAATGGGGTTGATTTAGTTCTAGGAGCTACCGAAAAATTTAACGTTACTAGCTATATTAATGACTTAACCAAAAATGATATTGGTGAGGTACATTCTTGCGAAATTGAAGAAGCTGATTCTTACGTAGGTGCTTATTCTATTGGAGATCGTACACGTGCTTTCTTAAAGGTACAAGATGGTTGTGATTATAAATGTACTTACTGTACTATTCCACTTGCTCGTGGTATTTCTAGATCTGATACTTTAGAGAATGTGTTAAAAAACGCCAAAGAAATTTCAGAAAAAGGAATTAAAGAAATCGTTTTAACTGGTGTTAATATTGGTGATTATGGTAAAGGTGAGTTTGGTAATAAAAAACACGAACATACTTTTTTAGAACTCGTAAGAGAATTAGATAAAGTTAATGGAATTAATCGTTTGCGTATTTCATCTATTGAACCAAATTTATTAAAAGATGAAACAATTGATTTTGTTTCAAATTCTAAAACATTTGTTCCTCATTTTCATATCCCATTACAATCAGGTAGCGATGATTTATTAAAAAGAATGAAGCGCCGTTATTTAACGAGAACCTACACTAATAGAGTTTTTAAAATAAAAGAAGTAATGCCAAATGCTTGTATTGGTGTTGATGTTATTGTTGGTTTTCCTGGTGAAACAGATGAATTATTTTTAGAGACTTACAATTATTTAAACGAAATGGATATTTCGTATTTACATGTATTTACCTATTCTGAAAGACCAAATACTGAAGCCGTTGAAATGGATGGTACAATTCCTAAAAAAACACGTGCAAAACGCAGTAAAATGTTACGTGGCTTATCCGTTAAAAAGCGTAGAGCTTTTTATGAAACTCAAATAGGAAATACATTAACAGTACTTTTTGAAAGTGAAAATAAAGAAGGTTACATATATGGTTTTACAGAAAATTATGTAAAAGTAAAAACCCCTTGGAATCCTGAATTAATAAATACCTTACATACAGTAACTTTAACTAAAATTGATGAAGATGGTTTAGTTCGCTTTAACTTTGTTAAAAACCAAGTTATTGCTTAA
- a CDS encoding GNAT family N-acetyltransferase, whose product MIFETERLLIRKLTMFDLDSFFKLESNPLVLKYATGDIKTIITCEKELKNLIARYEKRLNYFFIYAVERKNDTVFIGTVALVKDNIDDEIGYRFIEEYWGNGYATEICEGLITYCRSVGMKKIVAYVVDANIASSKILKRFNFVEVKKFISEDIGLPETKYELLL is encoded by the coding sequence ATGATTTTTGAAACTGAAAGACTACTGATTAGAAAACTTACTATGTTTGATTTAGACAGCTTTTTTAAATTAGAAAGTAATCCGTTAGTTTTAAAATATGCAACAGGCGATATAAAAACAATTATTACATGTGAAAAAGAATTAAAAAATTTAATAGCGAGGTATGAAAAGAGATTAAATTATTTTTTTATTTATGCAGTAGAAAGAAAAAATGATACTGTTTTTATAGGAACAGTAGCTTTAGTAAAGGATAATATAGATGACGAGATAGGGTATCGATTTATTGAAGAATATTGGGGTAATGGTTATGCTACTGAAATTTGTGAAGGATTAATTACTTATTGTAGATCTGTAGGAATGAAAAAAATTGTGGCTTATGTTGTTGATGCTAATATCGCTTCCTCTAAAATCTTAAAAAGATTTAATTTTGTAGAAGTTAAAAAGTTTATAAGTGAAGATATAGGCTTACCTGAAACAAAATATGAATTACTCCTATGA